The Procambarus clarkii isolate CNS0578487 chromosome 64, FALCON_Pclarkii_2.0, whole genome shotgun sequence genome includes a window with the following:
- the LOC123769013 gene encoding cytochrome P450 2L1: protein MWLEVVLFVVLVVLLRYWFLRPKGMPPGPLVIPYLGSTPIFSVNQVRPLRKKYGDIFRTELGSHKIMFLCNYRLIMEAFSKQEMADRPFMPMCNRMTDGVVAGVIMTNGERWQNARNFLLRNLKDLGMGKTYLEDAILQEANMLVEDLKTYTGAPTPFPKSINIAVLNVVWQMVASKRYDLADEEVMSLMKLMKDFENMPALVMLCENIPWLKMFIPKFLRGSLLHEDMLNNLNNESIRLTREMVAEHRAELDPDNPRDVVDQYLVAMDSKDDIAKFFSEKDLMRNMMDLFFAAFDSTSSMLRWIILYMAKYPEVQRRVQQQIDDVVSRDTLPSTQHKSRLPVVEAMIHEVLRQSSIIPLGFTHATNSDLHLEGYFIPKGSWVFGCTVCCNEDPQYWMEPDQFNIDRFLDAEGNFSAQKEGFLPFGLGRRSCLGEALARMELYVFTAAILQNFSFSAPEGCEIDLEHDNKNPCFLRSKEQNILISLRI, encoded by the exons ATGTGGTTGGAGGTGGtgctgtttgtggtgctggtggtgctgctgcggtACTGGTTCCTCAGGCCCAAGGGCATGCCCCCAG GTCCGCTGGTGATCCCATACCTGGGGAGCACCCCCATTTTCTCCGTCAACCAAGTGAGGCCCCTCAGAAAAAAGTACGGTGATATATTCAG GACTGAGCTGGGATCGCATAAGATAATGTTCCTGTGTAACTACCGGCTCATCATGGAGGCTTTCAGCAAGCAGGAGATGGCTGACAGGCCCTTCATGCCCATGTGCAACAGGATGACAGATGGAGTGGTCGCAG GAGTGATCATGACCAATGGGGAGAGGTGGCAGAACGCTCGTAACTTCCTGTTGCGTAACCTGAAGGACCTGGGCATGGGCAAGACCTACCTGGAGGACGCCATCCTACAGGAGGCCAACATGTTGGTGGAGGACCTGAAGACATATACCGGAGCGCCAACACCCTTCCCCAAGTCCATCAACATTGCGGTCCTCAACGTCGTGTGGCAGATGGTGGCAA GCAAAAGGTACGACCTGGCTGATGAGGAAGTCATGTCTTTGATGAAGCTGATGAAAGACTTCGAAAACATGCCGGCGCTCGTCATGCTGTGTGAGAACATCCCCTGGCTCAAGATGTTCATTCCAAAGTTCCTAAGGGGAAGCCTTCTTCACGAAGATATGCTTAACAATTTGAATAATGAGTCAATACGATTAACGAGG GAGATGGTGGCCGAGCATCGGGCCGAGCTCGACCCAGATAATCCTCGGGACGTCGTGGACCAGTACCTTGTGGCCATGGACTCCAAAGATGACATTGCCAAGTTCTTCAGCG AAAAGGATCTTATGAGAAACATGATGGACCTCTTTTTTGCTGCCTTCGACTCTACGTCGAGCATGTTACGTTGGATCATCCTGTACATGGCCAAGTACCCCGAAGTCCAGCGACGCGTGCAGCAGCAGATAGACGACGTCGTCTCGCGAGACACCTTGCCGTCCACCCAACACAAGTCCAG GCTGCCTGTGGTTGAGGCGATGATTCACGAGGTACTCCGTCAGAGCTCAATCATACCTCTGGGGTTCACTCACGCTACGAACTCCGACCTCCATCTGGAGGGCTACTTCATCCCGAAG GGAAGTTGGGTGTTCGGGTGTACTGTGTGTTGTAACGAGGACCCACAGTACTGGATGGAACCCGACCAGTTTAACATCGACCGGTTCTTAGACGCCGAGGGAAACTTCTCAGCACAAAAGGAGGGCTTCTTGCCATTTGGGCTGG GTCGGAGGAGCTGCTTGGGGGAGGCGCTGGCCAGGATGGAGTTGTATGTTTTCACTGCCGCCATCCTCCAGAACTTCTCCTTCTCCGCCCCCGAGGGCTGCGAGATCGATCTTGAGCACGACAACAAGAATCCCTGTTTTCTGCGCTCAAAAGAGCAAAACATTCTCATTAGTTTAAGGATATAG